CCGGGCGATGGCGATCACGACACCGAGACCGTCGGCCACCAGGTCTTCCTGCAGCACTACCTCAACGACGACTGGCAGCTGCAGGGGGGCTTCAGCTTCCGCGAAAGCTCGATCAAGGGCACCTCGACCGAAGTGCGCTTCCTGCGCGCCGACGGCGAGAACGCGGCACGCCAGCGCCGCACCCGCGACAACGAGGCCTCCGATCTGTCCGCGCGCGCCGAGCTGCTCGGCAGCTTCAGGACCGGCCCGCTCAGGCACAACGTGCTGTTCGGCGTCGATGCCTACAAGTTCGTCGACGAGCGCCTGCAGTACCGTATCGCCAACGCCGGCGACATCAACATCTTCGAGCCGGTGTACGGCAATGTGGTGTGGGGCTTCACGCCCGCCAACCGCAACACCGACACCAAGGAAGAGCAGGATTCGCGCAGCCTCTATGCGCAGGACCAGATCGACCTGACCGAGCAGTGGAAGCTGCTGCTGGGCGTGCGCTTCGACGACTACGACCAGAAGCTGACCAACAACCGCAACGGCATCGTGGTGAAGAAGTCGCTCGCCGCCACCAGCCCGCGCGTCGGCCTGGTATATCAGCCGACCAAGCAGGTTTCGCTGTATGCCCAGGCGGGCAAGAGCTTCCGCCCCAACGGCGGGGTGAGCCGCGACTTCACCGCCTTCGATCCGGAAGAGGGCCGCTCGTATGAACTGGGCGCCAAGTGGGATTCCGCCGACCAGCGCATCACCAGCACTGTTGCGCTGTTCCACATCACCAAGGAAAACGTGCTGAGCCCGGACCCGGTCGATCCGAACAACTTCTACGTGACCGCCGGCGAAGTGGAAAGCAAGGGCCTGGAGTTCGACCTGTCCGGCGAGATCATGCCGACCGTCCGCCTGTCCTTCGCCTACGCCTACACCAAGACCGAGGTCACCAAGGACAACAACAAGCTGCTGCAAGGCCGAGAGCTGGCCAACGTGCCGCTGCACAGCGCCAACCTGATGCTGGTCAAGAGCCTGTCGCTGAACGACAAGCCGGCGACCGTCGGCGTCGGCCTGAACTATGTCGGCGAACGCGAAGGCGCGGTGGCACCGCTGGTTGCCGCCGACGACTTCAAGCTGCCCGGCTACACCACGGTCAAGCTCACCGGCTCGTACAACTTCGACAAGCAGACCAAGCTGATGCTGGAGGTCGATAACCTCTTCGACAAGGAGTACTACACCAGCTCCTACAGCCAGGCCTGGGTCTATCCGGGCAGCCCGCGCGCCTTCAAGGCCACGCTGCAGCACCGCTTCTGATTGCCTGCGAGAGCCGAACGATGAACCTGAAACCGATGTTCCGCAGCATCGCCGCCGGCCTCGCGCTGGCGGCCGCGGCCAGCGCCGCTCACGCCCACCAGATCTGGTTCGAGCAGGCCGGCAACAGCATCACCTTCCGCTACGGCGAACTCGACGAGAACCTGCACGAAGTCTCGCCCGGCGGCCTGGATCGCTTTCGCGCGCTCGAAGCGCGCTGGGTCAAGGCCCAGGGCACCGCGCCGCTGGCGATGCAGAAACTGCAGGACGGCTACGCGGTGCCGGCGCGCACCGCCGCCGGTGAATCGCTGCTCGCCATCGACAACAACTACCCGATGTTCGACACCAGGCGCGACGGCAAGCTGTTGCGCACCTGGTGGGTGCCGGCGACGCGCTGGGTTGGCGACTTCTCGGCGCGCAAGGCCGAGCTGCCGCTGGATTTCGTGCCCACCGGCGTCAAGCGCGGCGACGCGGTGGAGTTCCAGCTGGTGTACAAGGGCGAGCCGCTCGCCGGCGAAAAGGTGAAGCTGGCCACGCCTTCGGGCTGGGTCAAGTACGCCACTACCGACGCCGACGGCAAGGTCGCCTTCGCGCTGCCGTGGAAGGGCAACTACGTGCTCGGCGTGTATTACACCGACGAGATCGAAGGCGTGCGCGGCGACGAGAAGTACCAGCTGGAGGGCTACAACACCTCGGTGTCGTTCAACCTGGCAAAGGGGCTGGCGCCGCTGGCGACGGCAGCGCAGACGCTGCCGGGCGGGAAGCACTGAGCTTTAGGCGCTGAGTTGCGCCGGAAGCAGGCTCTGCTCCCTCCCCTTCAAGGGGAGGGCTGGGGTGGGGATGGGGTTATCGCAGCGCGGAGCCCAGCCCCCTCCCCCTCCCAGCCTCCCCCTTGAAGGGTGAGGAGCACAACCGGCGACCATCACACTGCCTCGCCAGTTCGACTCCTCGTCACAAAGCCCGCGACGGGCTCCCTCCGTCGCGGGCTTTGTGCGCTCTGAAGCGCGGTTTTCCGGGCGGTCGGGCGGCAGCTCCGGCTTCCGCCCCAACCCCATGCACCACCGTGTAGCACCCCGAACACTCTTGGTGCATCTCGCCCCGACAAAGCGCCTCTACGGGCTTGAACGGGGCGACTGCGGCGGCCGCCGCGACCGGCAAAGATTGCGGTGCGCGGGGAAGGACGGAATTTTGTGCTGCGCCTCCGTCGCCGCGGACGATATTCGCGCGAATTCGCCCCTGCTGCCCCGCAGGACCAGGACTTAGGCGCGATTACTGCAACACGGAAGTACAGGAAAGCGGCGCGTCCGCCCCGGTGCGGGGCGCGCCAGACAGCGGCGGGAGGGTGTTCCCGCCGCCTCCAACGAAACTTTATGCGGGTGACTTGATGTCCTCTACAGCAAGCCTTTCCTCCACCGTCGGCTTCGGTCCGGCCGCCGCCGCGGGCATCATGCCGCTGGCGGCGGTGCGCGCGCCGCGCATCGTCTCGATCGACATCCTGCGTGGCCTCGTGATGCTGGTGATGCTGCTCGACCATGTGCGCGAGACGCTCTACCTGCATCTGCAGGTGACCGACCCGATGACCATCGCCACCACGCCGGCGGCGCTGTTCTTCTCGCGCTTCGCGGCGCACTTCTGCGCGCCGGCCTTCGTCTTCCTCACCGGGCTGTCGGCCTGGCTGTACGCCAACCCGCCAGCGGGTACGCCGCGGCCGGTGAAGAGCTTCCTGATGAAGCGCGGCTTCCTGCTGCTGTTCCTCGAAGCCACGGTGATCACCTTTGCCTGGAGCGGTGACCTGCCGCCCAGGGTGATCTACCTGCAGGTGATCTGGGCGATCGGTCTGGCGATGGTCGTGCTGGCGCTGATGTCCGGGCTGCCGCGCAAGCTGCTGGCCGCGATCGGCTTCATCATCGTGTTCGGCCACAACGCGCTTGCCGGCCTCAGCTTTGCGCCGGACAGCCCGCTCTACCTGCCCTGGACGCTGCTGCTGCACCGCGGCCCGGTGATTGCCGAAGGCGCGTTGCAGATCAAGCTGACTTACCCGGTATTGCCGTGGATCGGCGTGATCCTGCTCGGCTGGGTGGCGGGGCCGCTGTACGCCCACACGGTCGGTGCCGCGCGCCGCATCAAGCTGCTGCTGGCGCTCGGCCTCGCCTGCCTGGGGCTGCTGCTCGTGCTGCGCGGCTTCAACATCTACGGCGAGAACGCGCCGTGGGAATACGGCGCCACCACGGTGCACACGGTGATGTCCTTCCTCAACTTCACCAAGTACCCGCCCTCGCTGGATTTCCTGCTGACCACGCTGGGCACCGCCTTCCTGCTGCTGGCCGCCTTTGAGCGTGCCGACAACCGCGTCGGCCGCTTCCTCGCCACCTTCGGCGGCGCGCCGATGTTCTATTACATCGGCCACCTGCTGTTGCTGCTCGTGCTCTACAAGATCCTGCTCGCGGTGTTCGGACCCAACCAGGGCACCCGTTTCGGCGTGAATCCCGACCAGTTCTGGGTGGTGTGGGTGTCCACCGTGGCGCTGATCCCGGTGCTGTATTTCCCCTGCCGCGCCTTCGCCCGCTACAAGCGCACCAGCAAGTGCACTTGGGTCCGCTACTTCTGACTTTCCCTCTTCATCCGGTCTTCACCGCAATCCGTCCAGTACCACAGGAGTCGTAAATGAAACTTCGGCGCTTCTTCTCGTCCCTTTCCCTGGCCTTCGCCATCGCCTGCGGCGCCGTCTCCGCCCCGGCCGTCGCGCAGTCCGCTCCCGCCACCACCGCCGGCGCCGACAGCGCGCCCGCCGTGACCGGTACCATCGACGCTGCGCCGACGGCCAAGCCGGCCGCCGCGGCTGCAGCCAAGGTGGAGAACCCCTACGGCCTCGAAGCGCTGTGGGCCGGCAGCGACGCGGTTGCCAAGGTGGTGCTGGTGCTGATGATCATCATGAGCGCGGGCAGCTGGTACATCATCATCGTCAAGCTGATCGAGCAGACCCGCATGTATCGCCAGGCCAAGGCGGTGGACGGCGTGTGGAAGTCGGCCACGATCAAGCACGGCGCCGAGAACCTGGAGAACGGCAGCCCGTTCCGCTTCATCGCCGAAGCCGGCCTGGAAGCCACCAACCGCCACGACAGCCTGCTCGAGCACGTCGACCTCAATGACTGGGTCACGCTCAGCATTCACCGCGCCATCGAGAAGGTGCAGAGCCGCATGCAGAACGGCCTGGCCTTCCTCGCCACGGTCGGTTCCACCGCGCCTTTCGTCGGCCTCTTCGGCACCGTGTGGGGCATCTATCACGCGCTGACCGCGATCGGCATCGCCGGCCAGGCCTCGATCGACAAGGTTGCCGGCCCGGTGGGCGAGGCGCTGATCATGACCGCCATCGGCCTCGCCGTCGCGGTGCCGGCGGTGCTCGGCTACAACTGGCTGGTCCGCCGCAACAAGGGCGTGATGGACCAGGTCCGCGGCTTCGGCAACGAACTGCACACCGTCATCCTGTCGTCGGCCAAGCGCGCCTGAGCGCCGCGCCGGAAGGAGCGCCACCATGGCCATGAACGTAGGCTCGGCGGACGAAGACGATGGCGTCATGTCGGCGATCAACACCACGCCGCTGGTCGACGTGATGCTGGTGCTGCTGATCATCTTCCTGCTCACCATCCCGGTGGCCACCGTCTCGGTGCCGGTCGAGCTGCCCAAGGAAACCATCGAGGCGCGCGAGACCAAGCCCGAGAACGTGATCCTGTCGGTGGACAAGGGCGGCGCGCTGTTCTGGCACGACGTCCGCGTCGCCAACGTCGATGCGCTGGTCGAGCGGCTGAAGAAGGTGTCGGTGCAGCAGCCGCAGCCGGAAGTGCAGATCCGTGGCGACCTCGATGCCGCCTACGACGGCGTCGGCCGCATCCTCTACGCCTGCCAGCGCGCAGGCATCACCAAGGTCGCCTTCATCACCGAGCCGCCGGCTCGCGGTGGCTGAGGGCGGGAGACGCGCATGGGAATGAACGTAGGCAGTGCCGGCGCTTCGAGCGAGCCGGAAGTGATGGTCGACATCAACACCACGCCGCTGATCGACGTGATGCTGGTGTTGCTGATCATGCTGATCATCACCATCCCGATCCAGCTGCATTCGGTGAATCTCGACCTGCCGGTGGGCACGCCGCCGGCGAGCGACATCAAGCCGGAGATCGTCAAGATCGACATCGACGACAAGAGCACGGTGTATTGGCAGGGCGTGGCGCTCGCCGACATGGGCGAGCTGGAGACCAGGCTGCGCGAGATCGCGGCGCGGCCGGTAGCGCCCGACCTCCACCTGCGCCCCGACAAGGCGGCGCGCTATGCGGTGGTGGCGCGGGTGCTGGCCGACACCAAGCGCCTGGGGCTGACCAAGATCGGCGTCATCGGCAGCGAACAGTTCGTGCAGTAGCACGCACGACCAACAGCACGGGCAAGTCATGGATTACAGCTTTCAACCCAAGAAAACGTCGGGGCGCTATGTCGGCATCGGCATCGTCGTCGGCCTGCACGTCGTGATCGGCTGGGCGCTGGCTTCGGGCATGGCGCGCAAGGCAGTCGAGGTGATCAAGAAGCCGCTCGAGGCGGTGGTCATTCAGGAGGTCACGCTGCCGCCGCCCCCGCCACCCCCGCCGCCGCCGAAAATCGTGCAGCCGCCCAAGCAAGTGGTGGCGCCCAAGGTGCAGGCGCCGCCGCCGCCACCCTTCGTGCCGCCGCCGGAAGTCGCGGTAGCGCCGAGTGCGGCCCCGGCGATCGAGGCGGTGCATACGCCGCCGCCGGCTCCGCCGGTGATCGCGCCGCCCGCTCCTCCGGCGCCACCCGCGCCGGTGGCCGCCAAGTCCGACATCGGCGTCGCCTGCCCGGTGCAGGCCAAGCCGGAAATGCCGGAAAAGGCGATCAACAGCGGGATTGCGGGTGTGGTGCGCGCGGAGGCGGTGATCCGCGGCGGCGTGGTGCAGGAGGTACGCATCCTCTCCGGGCCGCGGGTGTTCCACGCAGCGGTGAAAACGGCGATGCAGCAGTACCGCTGCACTGCGCCCGACGGCACCGTGGCGAGCCAGGACTTCGACTTCAAGGTCGAGGGCTGAGCTTCGCGGTAATGGGAAGGGCCGGCTGTTCAGCCGGCCCTTTTTGTTTTTCAGCGACGAACACAGCGGAGCAGGCGGCTACGGGTGTTCCTTCTAGGGGGAGGGTGGGGTTTCGGCGAGCATCGCTCGCCCTGGGCCGAACGACGGAGCGTAGCGGAGGCTCCCGGGTTGGCCTGTTTACTCCCTCCCCTTCAAGGGGAGGGTTGGGGTGGGGATGGGGTTCACCCCGGTCCGGGGCGGCACTCAGTCCGGCACCGCCGCCAGCCGCAGCAGCCACGGGTCCAGCACCGCCTGCGGCACGAAGCTCGCCTCCAGGCTGTTCTTCGCCAGCTGCTTCAGTTCGGCGCGGCTGAGACCCAGCGCCTCCGCGGTCTGCTGGTAGTTCTGCCCGACGTAGCCGCCGAAATACGCGGGATCGTCGGAATTGATCGTCACCTTCAGCCCCGCGTCCAGCAGCTGCTTGAGGTTGTGGTCCTGCAGGCGCTCGAACACGCACAGCTTGACGTTGGACAGCGGGCACACCGTGAGCGGCACCTGCTCGCGCGCGAGGCGTTCCATCAGCGCGGGGCTTTCCGCGGCGCGCACGCCGTGGTCGATGCGCTCCACCTGCAGGATGTCGAGCGCCTCCTCGATGTAGGCCGGCGGCCCTTCCTCGCCGGCGTGGGCGACGATGTGCAGGCCGAGTTCGCGGCAGCGCGCGAACAGGCGCGCGAACTTGGCCGGCGGATGGCCCTTTTCCGACGAATCCAGGCCGACGCCGTGGATGCGGGCGAGGTGGGGCAGCGCCTGCTCCAGCGTCGCGAAGCCGTCCTCTTCCGACAGGTGGCGCAGGAAGCACAGGATCAGCCGCGAGCTGATGCCCCAGCGTTCCTGCGCCTCGATGCAGGCGCGTTCTAGGCCGTCGAGCACGGTGTCGAAGGCGATGCCGCGCGCGGTGTGGGTTTGCGGGTCGAAGAAGAGTTCGGCATGGACCACGCCATCCTCATGGGCGCGCTCGAAATAGGCGAGCGCGAGGTCGTGGAAATCCTGCTCGTGGATCAGCGCGGCGGCGCCTGCGTAGTAGAGATCGAGAAAACTCTGCAGGTCGCTGAAGGCATAGGCGGCGCGGGTGGCCTCGACGCTGTCCCAGGGCAGCGCCACGCCGTTACGCGCGGCGAGCGCGAACATCAGTTCGGGTTCCAGGGTGCCTTCGATGTGCAGGTGGAGTTCGGCCTTGGGCAAGGCGCGGATGTAGGCGTGCAGGTCGGTGAGACGGGAAGGATCCATTGCCACCTCCGTGTCCGGTCAGGGGGAAGATCGTCTTGGCCGCGCGCTGGCGCCCCGCGCGCGGCCTGCCATTATGCGCCGACGAGGCCGGCTGCCGCGGCCGCGGCGTGCAACGCGCGGATGCCGGCCAGGCCGCCGCAGTGCAGCGCGATGCTGCCCGGGGGCGGGTCGCGGTCCGCCTGCGGGTTGATCCGCACCAGCGTGGCGCCGGCGCGTTCGCCCACGCGGCGCACGGTGGGGATGGCGGTCCCGGCGCCGATCTCCACGACCAGCGACCGCTGCACGCGATCCAGCCAGTCCGCAAGGCGTGCCTGCTGCGCGGCGCTGCGCTCTTCCAGCCAGCCCCAGTCGCCGAACATCAGGATGTTGGGCCGTGCCACCGCGCCGCAATGCGGACAGCGCGGGGGCGGGTTGCGCAGCCGGCAGGTGGCTTCGTTCACGTCTGGCGCAAAGGCGTCGGCGGGCCAGATCGCGTCGCGGCAGCCGTGGATGCATTGCAGGTGGTGGATCGAGCCGTGCACCTCGACGATGCGGTCCGCGTCGAAGCCGGCGCGCTGGAACTGGCCATCGACATTGCTGGTGAATACGAAGACGCCCTGCGTCAGCCCCCGGCCGAGTTCGCGCAGCAGGCCGAAGCCGGCATGCGGCACGGTGCGGCGGTAGAGCGCCAGGCGGTGGCCGTAGAAGCCCCAGGCCAGCGCGGGATCGCGCTCGAAATGGACCGGATCGGCGATTTCCTCGAAGCGCAGGCCGGTCTGGCGCAGCGCCGGGTAGGCGCGCCAGAAGCCTTCCGCGCCGCGAAAGTCGGGCAGGCCGGAATCCACGCCCATGCCGGCGCCCGCAGTCACGAGCAGCGCATCGGCGCCCGCCAGCGCCGCGGCGGCGTCCTGCGCGGCGGCGTGCAACGTGGAGGGCGGCGGGGCGGTCACGGGCGGGTCAGCAGGCAGCCGCAGGCGGTGCAGAAGCGATCGCCCGGCTCAGGTCCGGCGCCACAGCGGTGGCAGCTGCCTTCGGCCGGCGGGGGCAGGCCGGCGGCGGTGTGTGCGGCGTGCGCAAGAATGCTGCCGGCGGCGACCAGCGCGTGCGCCGCCGAGGGCGCGGCAAGCAGGCTGCCGCGTTCCTCGCCCGCGTCGTCGAAGGCGGGATCGTCGAACGCGCGGCCGGCCTGTTCCAGATCGAGGTCGCGGGTCAGATGCAGCCACGCGTGACTGGTGCCGAGGATCATCACCGCGGCGACGAAGGCGCCGATCGCGGCGTACACCAGGCCCGCGCCCACCACGCCTGCCCAGCTGAGCGCGGTGACGCCGCTCGCCAGGTGCTGCGCAGGGGTGGCGAACAGCCCGGAAAAGTCGTCCACCTCGCCCAGCATCGGCACGCTCAGCCCGCCGACGAATACGGTGCCGGCGGCCGCCACAGCCCCGCCCGCCAGCACCAGCACCGCGGTCAGCACGGTGAGCAGCGTGCACGCAATCAGCACCTGCTTGGGTTTGTGCTGGAACACCGCCCAGACATGCAGCGCGGCCTGCCGCACGCCGGCGCCGCACCATAGCGCCGGGCCGAGCAGCAGGAAGGCGTAGCCGCCGAGCCCGAACAGTGCAGCCGAGCCGAGCGAGGCGAGCGGAAACAGCAGCAGGTAGAACAGCACCCCCAGCCCGGGGATGCGCGCCAGCAGCAGCGCCATCGCCACGCACAGCGCGAACAGCGCCAGCCCCACCGCGGCGAAGAACGCGAGCACCGCGTGACGCAGCGCGCACACCGCGCCGGCGCGCAGGGTGTCGCCGACGCTGCGCGGCGGGCGGCCGCGTGCCTGGTCCATCAGCATCACGCCGGCGGCGGAATAGCCGGTGAGCAGCAGCGCCAGCCCGATCAGATTGCCGATCAGGAACAGCGGGAACTGGTCGCCGCTGCCGACCGATGCGGCCGCCCAGCTGAGCACGAACAGGCCACCGGCAGCCGCGAGCATGATCACCGCCGGCATGTTGTGGCGCGCATCCACGCCGCGCAGCACGAGCTGCGGCAGGGTGGGCAAGAGGGCGGGGCGAAGGGCATGTTCCATGGCGGACGTCCTCAGGGGGCGGACTGGTGGTTGCGGACCGCGCATTCCGGCACGCTGTTCCAGCGGTTGTTGCAGTAGGTCCAGCGGGCTTTCTCGGTGCAGGCCACGCGCTCGAAGAAGCCGAGTTGCCCACAGCGCGCGAGTTCGCTCTTCAGGCTGCGTTGCCAGTCGTCCTGCCGCGGCGCGGCTGGAGCCGCGGGGCGTTCGGCCGATGCCGTGGTGGCGCGCGCACTGCGTTCGGCGGCGCGGCTGCGCTCGGCGGCGGCTTCGCGGGTGCGGGCCTGCCCGACTAGCTCGCCCACATGGGCGACGAGGCGCTCGGATTCAACCGGCGTCAGCCCCAGGCCGGCGCCGGCCGGCGCGCCGCCGTGGCCGGCGAGCACGCGCTGGCTCTGATCGTGCGGGCTTCCCTGCAGCAGGTCCTGCCACTGCTCGGGGTCGGCCGTGCGGGGGGCGCCGTTGGCGCCGCGTTCGTGGCAGGCAGCACAGCCGCGCGCATACAGGGTGCGGACCGGCCGCGGCGCGGCGGCAGGGGCCACGGCGGCGACCGGCTGCGTGCTGGCGTTCGCCGCGGCCGTGTCCACCTCCGCGACGGGGGTTGGCGCGGCGGTGTCAGGCGTCGCGGCGCTGCCCGCAGCGGGCGCGGTATCGAGCTGGGCGCGTTCGGCCAGTGCGCGTTCGGCCAGCGCAAGGGCGCGTTCGGCACGTGCCGCGGCGTCGTCTACGGCGACGGGGGGCGGCGGAGGCGGTTCGTCGTGCGGGGCCGTGGTGGTCCACCATGCCGCCAGCCCGGCGACCACGACCAGCACGAACCCGAGCGCCAGCGCGAGCGGGCGCCGGCCGGCGCTGTCCGCCGGCGGCGGTGGTGCGGCGGTGGGACCGGCGGCGGGTTCATCGCCACCGGCGGCCGCCTGGGCATCCGCGCCGGGGCGCGCTTCCGACGCGGGCGCCGGCGCGGGGTCTGGCGCAGGTGGGCGGGTGGCGGTCCAGCCGGGCGGCAGGATCACCGTGGCATCGGGCTCGCCCATTGGCGGGAAGGGCTGGGCGGCAGGGCCGGGCTCCGGGCGCGCCGGGTCGAGCTGGCTGAAGTCGATGTCCGACATGTCGGGCAGCGGGCCGGCCAGATGGAAACCGCAGGCCGGGCAGAAGTGCGCGTCGCCACGGCAGCTGCGGCCGCAGGACGGGCACACCTGCAGCGCAGGCGGCACCGGGCCGTCCAGGTGCTGGCCGCAGGCGGAACAGAAGTGGGCGGACGTGCGATTGGGGTGTCCGCAGGCGGGGCAATCCATCCGGACTCTCCATGGCTGACTGTCGACAACGGTGCCGTGCGGCACAGCGCAATGTCATGACATTGTGCCGGACCCGGCGGACGCTCGCCACCTTGCGCTTGGGATGCCGGCGGCGTGTTTGTAGAATCGTGGGCTTTTCGCGCCGCATCCCGCGGTTTCGGCCCGTGCTGGACCCTTCTACGGAGACTCCCATGAAAAAACGCCAATTCAGCGCCTTGCTCGCCGGTCTTTGCGCCAGCGTCGCCCTCGGCCTGCCGCTGCCCGCCGCGGCCGCGCCGTACAAGGACGAGTACAAGCTGTCGACGGTGCTGGGCGAAGCCTTCCCGTGGGGCTGGGGCGCCAAGCGCTGGGCCGACCTCGTGGCCGAGAAGACCCAGGGCCGGATCAAGATCAAGGTCTATCCGGGCACCTCGCTGGTGTCGGGCGACCAGACCAAGGAGTTCACGGCGCTGCGCCAGGGCATCATCGACATCGCGGTCGGCTCCACGATCAACTGGTCGCCGCAGGTGAAGGAACTCAACCTGTTCGCGCTGCCCTTCCTGATGCCCGACCACAAGGCGATCGACGCGCTGACCCACGGCCGCGTCGGCAAGAAGATGTTCGAACTGCTGGCCGAGCGCGACGTGGTGCCGCTGGCCTGGGGCGAGAACGGCTTCCGCGAGGTTTCCAACTCGAAGAAGCCGATCCGCACCCCGGACGACCTGAAGGGCCTGAAGATGCGCGTGGTCGGTTCGCCGCTGTTCCTCGCCACCTTCAGCGCGCTCGGCGCCAATCCCACCCAGATGAGCTGGGCCGACGCCCAGCCCGCGATGGCGACCGGCGCGGTCGATGGCCAGGAGAACCCGCTCGGCGTGTTCAGCGCCGCCAAGCTGCATACCGTCGG
Above is a window of Azoarcus olearius DNA encoding:
- a CDS encoding zinc ribbon domain-containing protein, whose amino-acid sequence is MDCPACGHPNRTSAHFCSACGQHLDGPVPPALQVCPSCGRSCRGDAHFCPACGFHLAGPLPDMSDIDFSQLDPARPEPGPAAQPFPPMGEPDATVILPPGWTATRPPAPDPAPAPASEARPGADAQAAAGGDEPAAGPTAAPPPPADSAGRRPLALALGFVLVVVAGLAAWWTTTAPHDEPPPPPPVAVDDAAARAERALALAERALAERAQLDTAPAAGSAATPDTAAPTPVAEVDTAAANASTQPVAAVAPAAAPRPVRTLYARGCAACHERGANGAPRTADPEQWQDLLQGSPHDQSQRVLAGHGGAPAGAGLGLTPVESERLVAHVGELVGQARTREAAAERSRAAERSARATTASAERPAAPAAPRQDDWQRSLKSELARCGQLGFFERVACTEKARWTYCNNRWNSVPECAVRNHQSAP
- a CDS encoding DctP family TRAP transporter solute-binding subunit; translated protein: MKKRQFSALLAGLCASVALGLPLPAAAAPYKDEYKLSTVLGEAFPWGWGAKRWADLVAEKTQGRIKIKVYPGTSLVSGDQTKEFTALRQGIIDIAVGSTINWSPQVKELNLFALPFLMPDHKAIDALTHGRVGKKMFELLAERDVVPLAWGENGFREVSNSKKPIRTPDDLKGLKMRVVGSPLFLATFSALGANPTQMSWADAQPAMATGAVDGQENPLGVFSAAKLHTVGQKHLTLWGYVADPLIFVVNKNVWNSWTPEDQKAVAEAAQQAAREEIARARAGISAGDDALLKEIAANGVTVTTLTEAEREGFRKATAGVYKEWAGKVGAELVRQAEEDIAKR